One Desulfovulcanus ferrireducens genomic window carries:
- the trmFO gene encoding methylenetetrahydrofolate--tRNA-(uracil(54)-C(5))-methyltransferase (FADH(2)-oxidizing) TrmFO, which yields MHKNIAIIGGGLAGCELAWQLARFDIPCTIFEMKPQKFSPAHKSPLLAELVCSNSLRSEELTTGIGLLKHEMEQLNSITLQAARACRVPAGKALAVDREKFSAFITNAIQTRESIQVRIKEIQSLDDPELKEYDYIIIAAGPLISDPLAEELSKITGEDGKNLYFYDAIAPIVSADSINMEKVFWGARYAPDDKDYLNCPLTKEEYFRFYKELVSAKTVAAKDFEREIHFEGCLPVEAMAARGEMTLAYGPLKPVGLIDPRTGKQPFAVVQLRAENLDKTAFNLVGFQTKLTYPEQKRVFRLIPGLEEAEFLRLGSMHRNTYVNAPKVLTPELMLKKRPNVFLAGQITGVEGYLESAACGLYLGLHLAFKLRGKVLPALPKETALGALMNHLRTPAKKFQPSNIHFGLFPALNVRAKKAKRKELHARRAQEKFSQWLEEVR from the coding sequence ATGCATAAAAATATAGCCATTATCGGCGGTGGGTTGGCCGGATGTGAACTTGCCTGGCAACTTGCCAGATTTGATATCCCCTGTACCATTTTTGAGATGAAGCCGCAAAAATTTTCTCCGGCCCACAAAAGCCCCCTTCTGGCCGAGCTGGTTTGTTCAAATTCTCTGCGATCAGAGGAGCTAACCACGGGCATTGGGCTTTTAAAACATGAGATGGAGCAGTTAAATAGTATTACGCTTCAGGCTGCAAGAGCATGCAGGGTTCCGGCCGGCAAGGCATTGGCCGTGGATAGGGAAAAGTTTTCTGCCTTTATTACCAATGCGATTCAGACCAGAGAAAGTATTCAGGTTAGGATTAAGGAAATTCAAAGCCTGGATGATCCGGAGCTTAAAGAGTACGACTACATAATTATTGCTGCCGGGCCTTTAATCAGTGATCCTTTGGCTGAGGAATTAAGTAAAATAACAGGGGAGGATGGCAAAAATCTTTATTTTTATGACGCCATAGCACCTATTGTGAGCGCGGATTCCATAAACATGGAAAAGGTCTTTTGGGGTGCGCGGTATGCGCCGGACGATAAAGATTATTTGAATTGTCCTTTAACCAAGGAGGAATACTTCCGGTTTTATAAAGAGCTTGTGTCCGCAAAAACTGTTGCGGCCAAGGATTTTGAGCGGGAAATTCATTTTGAGGGCTGTTTGCCTGTCGAGGCCATGGCAGCGCGAGGGGAAATGACTCTGGCTTATGGTCCGCTAAAACCAGTGGGGCTTATTGACCCGCGTACCGGAAAACAGCCTTTTGCCGTGGTCCAGCTAAGGGCTGAAAACCTGGACAAGACTGCCTTTAACCTGGTTGGCTTTCAGACAAAACTCACCTATCCGGAGCAAAAAAGGGTCTTCAGGCTCATTCCGGGCTTAGAGGAGGCAGAGTTTTTGCGCCTTGGGAGCATGCACAGGAATACTTATGTTAATGCACCCAAGGTTTTGACTCCGGAGCTTATGCTTAAAAAAAGGCCAAATGTATTTTTGGCCGGACAGATTACCGGGGTTGAAGGATATCTGGAATCCGCGGCTTGTGGATTGTACCTGGGGCTTCATCTGGCCTTTAAACTTCGCGGGAAAGTATTGCCTGCGCTCCCAAAAGAAACTGCTCTGGGCGCTTTGATGAACCATCTCAGGACGCCGGCAAAAAAATTTCAGCCCTCCAATATCCACTTTGGGCTGTTTCCAGCTTTAAATGTCAGGGCCAAAAAGGCCAAGAGAAAAGAGCTCCATGCCAGGAGAGCACAGGAAAAATTTTCGCAGTGGCTTGAGGAAGTGAGATAG